Proteins from a single region of Pyxidicoccus trucidator:
- a CDS encoding ArsR/SmtB family transcription factor: MNTAPAILGWMTSLADTTRVRLLRLVERHELTVVELCAVLQLPQSTVSRHLKVLADDGWVEWRPEGTSRLYHMAVEGLPPAARRLWTLTREQMSQVIAAEQDDQRLAPVLAERQSRSQAFFSTAAGKWDKLRRELFGERFDVLGLLALLEPTWRVGDLGCGTGQTSEMLSPYVRRVIAVESSAAMFKAARARLGSLTNVELHRGDLHALPVDDGTLDVALLHLVLHHVAEPAAVLAEAARALVPGGRILLIDMQRHERREYQQQMGHVWLGFEPEQLTGWLTDAGFTDVRIHPLPAAAEAKGPALLSAVAVRGS, translated from the coding sequence GTGAACACCGCCCCCGCCATACTCGGCTGGATGACGTCGCTGGCCGACACGACACGGGTGCGCCTGCTGCGCCTGGTGGAGCGGCACGAGCTGACGGTGGTGGAGCTGTGCGCGGTGCTCCAACTTCCCCAGTCCACGGTGAGCCGGCACCTGAAGGTGCTCGCGGATGACGGGTGGGTGGAGTGGCGCCCGGAGGGCACCAGCCGGCTGTACCACATGGCGGTGGAGGGCCTGCCCCCGGCGGCCCGGCGCCTGTGGACGCTGACGCGCGAGCAGATGTCCCAGGTCATCGCCGCCGAGCAGGACGACCAGCGCCTCGCCCCCGTGCTCGCCGAGCGGCAGAGCCGCAGCCAGGCCTTCTTCTCCACCGCCGCGGGCAAGTGGGACAAGCTGCGCCGCGAGCTGTTCGGCGAGCGCTTCGACGTGCTCGGCCTGCTGGCCCTGCTGGAGCCGACGTGGCGCGTGGGCGACCTGGGCTGCGGCACCGGGCAGACGTCGGAGATGCTGTCGCCGTACGTGCGCAGGGTCATCGCCGTCGAGTCCTCCGCGGCCATGTTCAAGGCGGCGAGGGCCCGGCTGGGCAGCCTCACCAACGTCGAGCTGCACCGGGGTGACCTGCACGCGCTGCCCGTGGACGACGGCACGCTGGACGTGGCGCTGCTCCACCTGGTGCTGCACCACGTGGCGGAGCCGGCGGCCGTGCTGGCGGAGGCCGCGCGAGCGCTCGTGCCGGGCGGCCGCATCCTCCTCATCGACATGCAGCGGCACGAGCGCCGCGAGTATCAACAACAGATGGGCCATGTCTGGCTGGGCTTCGAGCCGGAGCAGCTCACCGGCTGGCTCACGGACGCCGGCTTCACCGACGTTCGCATCCACCCCCTCCCCGCGGCTGCCGAAGCCAAGGGGCCCGCGTTGCTGTCCGCCGTGGCGGTCCGCGGAAGCTGA